Part of the Propionimicrobium sp. PCR01-08-3 genome, GATGGCGAGGTCGATCAGGTGACCGAACGCGTGATCAAGGCACTGCCGCAGGCGGCCGACCAGAAGTGAGTTCGCACGGCATCGAAGTCAAAACAGCCGATCAGATCAAGGTCATGCGCCGAGCGGGACTGGTGGTGGCGAAGGCGCTGATCGCCATGGGCGAGGCGGTGCGTCCGAGAATACGGACCGCCGACCTCGATGTGATCGCCCGCAAGGTGCTGCAAGACAACGGTGCCACCAGCAATTTCTTGAACTACGGAGCCGAGTGGGGCATCCCGCCCTACCCGGCAACCGTGTGCGTCTCGGTGGACGAGGTCATCGTGCACGGAATTCCCGGCGACCGGGTGCTCGAAGAAGGGGATATCGTCTCGGTCGACTTCGGCGCGATCGTGGACGGCTGGCATGGCGATGCCGCCCGTACTTTCATCGTCGGAGGCGGCACCAGCACCGAGGCTGCGGAGCTGGTCGAGATCACCCGCAAGGCCATGTGGGACGGTGTCGCCGCAGCGGCATCCGCAAAGCGGGTGGGTGACGTCAGTGCCGCCATCCAGGCCTCGGCCGACGGATCCGGACGCAGAGTTGGCATCGTCCGGGATTACACCGGGCACGGCATCGGCACCGAAATGCATCAGAACCCGGATGTGCCGAACTATGGTCGTCCACGCCGGGGTGCAAGGTTGGGTACCGGAATGTGCCTGGCCATCGAGCCCATCTTCACGCTGGGTTCCCCCGGCACCGTCGAATTGGACGACGAGTGGACGGTGGTGACCGAGGACAACTCCTGGGCTGCCCACTGGGAGAACACGGTGGCGATCACCGAGGACGGCTTGTGGGTG contains:
- the map gene encoding type I methionyl aminopeptidase; amino-acid sequence: MSSHGIEVKTADQIKVMRRAGLVVAKALIAMGEAVRPRIRTADLDVIARKVLQDNGATSNFLNYGAEWGIPPYPATVCVSVDEVIVHGIPGDRVLEEGDIVSVDFGAIVDGWHGDAARTFIVGGGTSTEAAELVEITRKAMWDGVAAAASAKRVGDVSAAIQASADGSGRRVGIVRDYTGHGIGTEMHQNPDVPNYGRPRRGARLGTGMCLAIEPIFTLGSPGTVELDDEWTVVTEDNSWAAHWENTVAITEDGLWVLTELDGGRAELAARGIDINDLSQ